Part of the Halobacteriovorax vibrionivorans genome, AATTGAAATCATTATTTATCCTCTATTGTAAGTCCTTAAATATACATCCTTTTAACATAGAAAATACTTGGAAAGAATAGATACTACAAAAATTTTACAATCGGGAGGACATGTAGCGTTAAAAATGGCATAAATAAGCTGATTCAAGTTAACGTAAGTTAGGGAAATTATTACATGAATAATATTTTAACTACCATTTTTCTAAGTTTAGTCATCCTTCTAACTTCTCAGGTTCATGCTGAGCAGAATATGAAGTCCACAATCATGGCCCTCCATGAAATTGACGACAAGGTAAATCAGACAACATTTAACAAGTCTGGTGCATATGAAAAATTAGCGCAATATCAGAAGATTAATGAGCAAGCAAAGAAGCTAGAGGCCATAGCAAGACAATATGCGAATACTCTCCATAAAAGAGCTGTAAATAATCTTCCAATAAAGGGCGAAGATCTCTCGATTATGAGGGCCCTTATGAACTCAACTATCCTCTTATTAGAGAAGACGAGTTTATTTACAAATACATTCAAAACATCATCTAAAGTTAATGAAATCGCGACTGCCCAACAACGACTAGCAAGTCTAATCGTTAAAATTAATTATGTTAAATTATACCGATCAGCAGTTGAGATCTTCTTTAAGAATAACGAGGTAAAGAAAGTTGCGGTTGAAATTTTTAATATGATCAATAATCCAAAACAGAAAGCTGTTATGGAGAAGTTCTCAGAGATTCCACAAACAGATCAATTTGCACAAAGCCTGCAATTTGAAGCTAATCGTTTTGTGGATAATCACTACTACTATTTGAAGTTACTTAATCCGACAGTAACAAAGGCCGTCGTAATATTAGAACAACACAATATTGAGCAAACGATACTAGGAAGAGCAATCCCAAAATTAAAGCTTCAAAATGTTGGAACATGGTTTGTTGAAATCTGGAATCGAACGACAAACTTTGTATCAGGTCTTTTTGGAAACTTTGTTGGAGCAATTCGCTTTCGTCATGGTTACATGAAAAACCATCAAGTTGCCGTTAATGAACTTTATAAAATTTTAAGACCGCTTGATATTATTGCTGAAAAAACACCTTTTGCGGCAACAGACTTTTTCATTCCAGGACACTTTGGTCACATTGCCATCTATTTAGGAACTGAAGAACAATTAAAACAATACGGTTTATGGGATGTACCTCTTGTTCGCAAGTATCATCACCTTATCCGCCAAGGAAAAACAATTGTTGAATCGATTCGCCCAGGAAGCCGTATGGTTTCACTAGAGGACTTTCTAGAAATTGATGAAATTACAATTATTCGCGACCGAAACATTCTTAATGATAAATGGCAAGCAAGAATGACTGCAGAAGTAGCACTTGAGCAGCTCTGGAAAGAATATGACTTTAATTTTGATATCTCAACTTTAGATAAGGTTGTATGTTCAGAAGTTCCATACCATGCATTTGGTTATAAGCGATGGCCAACAAGTTATGTTCTGGGACGTCATACTATTTCACCAGATGAAATCATTCAAAATGCTTTTACAAAAGGCTCTGGTGTCGATTTTATTTTATCACTTAAGGCAAAACGTGATCGTAGATTAAATCTTGTCTCTAAAGTTGAAATGGCTTCAAATCTTGATATCGATTACAATGCGCAAGAGGACCTTTTCACGAAGAAAGAAAAGAAATGTCGAACAGTTACGACATATCGCCATGCGAATAATCGTGCATCTCGTTACCATAGACGATGCACCACATATGATAAGCCTCTAATCTACAACGACCTGTAGTAAAGTAGTAAAAAACTTGCTAAATTAGAGGCATGACATACTATCTCTATCGGCCAGAAATATCGAGTTACCAAGGTGAAAGCTTTCGTATAAATGAAAGAGATGCCCTTAGTAAACTAGGGATAAAGTACGTCGACACAAGTATAGAGATACCTGATGGAAAGAAAGTTATCGTTATTTCCACAAGCTACACTAAGAATGAAGAAATTGTAGAATCTCTTTCTCATGCAAATATCTCACTTTGGATTCACCCAAACTCTGGATATGATAATTTCAGTTATAAATTCATTAAAGAAGCTCAGTTTCCAATTATTCTAGGAAATGAAATAAGAGCAAATGCCGTGGCCCAATTTTACATACAATCCCTGTTAAATCATCTCGGTAAGATTCCGATTACAAAAGAATGGGATGAATCGAGGCGGTTTCGACGTAACCTCTTAAACGAAAAGAATGTTCTAATAATTGGGAAAGGACCTATTGGCAGAAAAGTCGGCCACACGCTTGAAACACTGGGAAGCAGAGTCAATTACTACGATCCATACCAAGATAAGTCGCATAACAAAAAATACTTCGCGCAGGCTTTAAATACTACAGATATCCTTATTATGGCCTGTTCTTTAAATGAAAGTTCTCATCACATAATTAATGAAGAAGTGTTCTCTCTTTTAAAAGAAGAGATCATTATAATGAATGCCGCAAGAGGAAAGCTTATTGACGGAGATCAACTTAATGATTTTCTAACTAAGAATCGTAAGGCCTTTGCCATCATAGATGTATTTGAAAAAGAACCAATCGAGTTTGCTACTTTTAAACATCTTTCTAATATAAAGCTTAGCTCTCATATTGCAGGTGTTTACAATGGAATAAATGAAGAAATAATTAATTTTGAAAAAAATATTATAAGAGAATTCATGCAAGATAACACTCTCAGTAAGTACGAGAATGCTCAAATGAAGAATCGATTAAAAGGAAATCTCTTAATTTAAATAGGAATAACGATATGAGTAACAAAGAAAATTTACTAAACGACTACCTTTGTCCTCCCGGCTTTGGCGTTTTTACCGTCAATACTGCAAAAGAAAGAAAAGATAAGCTCACTCAATCCCTATACCAAAGTACAGAAACTTCGGAAATTGAGAAAAAATGGAGAAAAAGTTTAGAATCTCTTTCACAAAAAGATGGATGCGCTATTTTAGGTGTCGCATCTGATTGTGGTGGCGGAATTCAAAGAGGTGCAAATTGGGGACCATTATTTTTAAGAAATACACTCTTAGAAGATCATCAAGAAGTCTACAAAGCATGTTTTGACCTTGGTGATATCAGAGTTATTCCCCACCTACTTCACGATAAATATCTTAATGACGAAACAATTAAGAGTGCTCAAAATGCACTCTATAAAGGCAAAGAATTAAGTGTATCACCTTTAAGTATTGCAAAAGCAAGTGTTGATGAAGTCTTTAAATTCAATCAAAACCTTAAGCTCTTTAGTATTGGTGGTGACCACTCAGTAAGTTTCCCTCTTGTTAAGGCATGGATAACAAACCGTCGCTCACTTGGTAAAAAAGTTGGCCTAATTCATTTTGATGCCCATACAGACTTATTACGTGAGAGACTTGGTATTGATTATTGTTTTGGT contains:
- a CDS encoding arginase family protein, whose product is MSNKENLLNDYLCPPGFGVFTVNTAKERKDKLTQSLYQSTETSEIEKKWRKSLESLSQKDGCAILGVASDCGGGIQRGANWGPLFLRNTLLEDHQEVYKACFDLGDIRVIPHLLHDKYLNDETIKSAQNALYKGKELSVSPLSIAKASVDEVFKFNQNLKLFSIGGDHSVSFPLVKAWITNRRSLGKKVGLIHFDAHTDLLRERLGIDYCFGSWLTHVLDDLESPSHCYQFGIRSTGKTKEHWEKEFGINQYWAKDVKEIGAKELALKSIKELQEQGIEEIYISFDIDALDESVASATGTPEPEGLMPHECAIMIKEFTNAFSLTGADMVEIAPLVGLSEQGSKTTLEVGAAMSALMIEAMTNANN
- a CDS encoding YiiX/YebB-like N1pC/P60 family cysteine hydrolase, with protein sequence MNNILTTIFLSLVILLTSQVHAEQNMKSTIMALHEIDDKVNQTTFNKSGAYEKLAQYQKINEQAKKLEAIARQYANTLHKRAVNNLPIKGEDLSIMRALMNSTILLLEKTSLFTNTFKTSSKVNEIATAQQRLASLIVKINYVKLYRSAVEIFFKNNEVKKVAVEIFNMINNPKQKAVMEKFSEIPQTDQFAQSLQFEANRFVDNHYYYLKLLNPTVTKAVVILEQHNIEQTILGRAIPKLKLQNVGTWFVEIWNRTTNFVSGLFGNFVGAIRFRHGYMKNHQVAVNELYKILRPLDIIAEKTPFAATDFFIPGHFGHIAIYLGTEEQLKQYGLWDVPLVRKYHHLIRQGKTIVESIRPGSRMVSLEDFLEIDEITIIRDRNILNDKWQARMTAEVALEQLWKEYDFNFDISTLDKVVCSEVPYHAFGYKRWPTSYVLGRHTISPDEIIQNAFTKGSGVDFILSLKAKRDRRLNLVSKVEMASNLDIDYNAQEDLFTKKEKKCRTVTTYRHANNRASRYHRRCTTYDKPLIYNDL
- a CDS encoding NAD(P)-dependent oxidoreductase, producing the protein MTYYLYRPEISSYQGESFRINERDALSKLGIKYVDTSIEIPDGKKVIVISTSYTKNEEIVESLSHANISLWIHPNSGYDNFSYKFIKEAQFPIILGNEIRANAVAQFYIQSLLNHLGKIPITKEWDESRRFRRNLLNEKNVLIIGKGPIGRKVGHTLETLGSRVNYYDPYQDKSHNKKYFAQALNTTDILIMACSLNESSHHIINEEVFSLLKEEIIIMNAARGKLIDGDQLNDFLTKNRKAFAIIDVFEKEPIEFATFKHLSNIKLSSHIAGVYNGINEEIINFEKNIIREFMQDNTLSKYENAQMKNRLKGNLLI